The following are from one region of the Bactrocera oleae isolate idBacOlea1 chromosome 6, idBacOlea1, whole genome shotgun sequence genome:
- the LOC106622988 gene encoding uncharacterized protein — translation MYKYTALLALLFAATLAVVQAEPPRFRAALRRAPGRFFARQEAEIADSADDAPPAVTADQPAPYPAAGVTPSIPFDLPTETEAPLPDEVYGPPAEEPTPDPTYGPPEETTTLAAPDNAAEIDVVSDNLIQPRQKPVSAKQRARGVVRSQPLILRAVPAAPGVVELVRAEPGVIYLLK, via the coding sequence atgtacaagtatacCGCACTTCTGGCGCTCCTTTTCGCCGCTACCTTAGCAGTGGTGCAGGCCGAACCACCGCGTTTTCGTGCAGCACTCAGACGCGCGCCGGGTCGTTTTTTTGCACGTCAAGAGGCGGAGATCGCAGATAGCGCAGACGATGCGCCACCTGCTGTAACGGCTGACCAGCCTGCGCCATATCCCGCAGCTGGAGTTACACCATCGATTCCCTTCGATTTGCCGACAGAGACAGAGGCACCACTCCCCGATGAAGTGTACGGCCCACCAGCGGAGGAACCCACACCCGACCCAACCTATGGTCCGCCAGAGGAGACTACTACTCTGGCCGCACCGGACAATGCTGCTGAGATCGACGTCGTATCCGATAACTTAATTCAACCACGTCAAAAACCGGTTTCGGCCAAACAACGCGCCAGAGGAGTTGTACGCTCTCAGCCGCTGATCCTGCGAGCTGTGCCTGCTGCACCGGGTGTTGTAGAGCTGGTGCGCGCTGAGCCCGGTGTTATTtaccttttaaaataa
- the LOC106622990 gene encoding uncharacterized protein, whose product MFHKTAILLLVLAVAFATAEPPRFRQRNSRLQQRRPFSARQESVPSPPEQPEFALYPSADELKPQNPFQGEEEVIDPELVYGAPDLTYGPPLPAIDPLPVVDAPQDFAPNAEAEEFARFTQARPSRLQQRPKQQTAQLHLVQQSQRLQQRKPQQKAIIKQIVNAPQQKATIRQVVSTQRLVAKPAPAAAVVVAAPVAAAASANAPTKLVISSERLVQVKPASLVSGSIGTPLGESYVVINSPFDLTAHYKSW is encoded by the coding sequence ATGTTCCATAAGACCGCCATTTTATTACTAGTGTTGGCAGTGGCCTTTGCCACCGCGGAGCCACCACGTTTTCGCCAACGCAATAGTCGCCTCCAGCAACGCAGACCATTCTCCGCACGTCAGGAGTCAGTTCCCTCACCACCAGAACAGCCTGAGTTCGCACTCTACCCTTCAGCTGATGAATTGAAGCCGCAAAATCCCTTCCAAGGCGAGGAAGAAGTCATCGACCCTGAGCTGGTATACGGCGCACCTGATCTCACTTACGGACCACCACTGCCCGCCATAGATCCCTTGCCCGTCGTCGACGCACCACAAGATTTTGCGCCCAATGCCGAAGCCGAAGAGTTCGCACGTTTTACCCAAGCGCGCCCCTCACGCTTACAACAGCGTCCCAAACAGCAAACAGCTCAACTACATCTTGTGCAGCAGTCACAACGTCTGCAGCAGAGAAAGCCACAACAAAAAGCCATCATTAAGCAGATCGTTAACGCACCCCAGCAGAAAGCGACCATTAGGCAAGTGGTGAGCACACAGCGTTTGGTGGCAAAACCCGCGCCTGCTGCTGCAGTAGTTGTGGCAGCACCCGTTGCAGCAGCGGCGTCGGCTAATGCACCTACCAAGTTGGTGATCAGCTCGGAGCGCTTAGTGCAAGTGAAACCAGCATCACTTGTCAGCGGCTCCATTGGCACGCCACTCGGCGAGTCTTATGTAGTGATCAACTCGCCATTTGATTTAACCGCACATTACAAGTCGTGGTAA